Proteins found in one Afipia sp. P52-10 genomic segment:
- a CDS encoding glycosyltransferase family 2 protein, producing MVDLSMDMDGGIILSLIIPAYNESSIILRNIEEIEGWMKENMPDLAYEIVVVDDGSTDAMGQLIDERAKNDPLLRPLHHKGNKGRGRAIRTGFSGSRGKYVICLDADLSYSPKHIPHLLKPLQNDQADITLASAYHPDGSVSNVPLSRALLSRWGNRILSAGVQGKFSTVTCVVRGFTREVLDQLELINDGKDLHLEIIQKAELFGLRVVEIPGHLKWRDRDRGRKRKNRLRDYIPFISMSGTIASHLSYNYVLRPGTILTIPVLGMLLIALLGIMLTVYSFVDRLIESPNPFGLMTIYVALRETLIRGQLTLSISVGSLVISAIFIAFYFASQQTKKNYEELYTLLNRMNLRLKQLESEKEG from the coding sequence ATGGTTGACCTTTCAATGGACATGGATGGCGGTATAATACTCAGTCTAATCATCCCAGCTTACAATGAATCATCGATTATCCTCCGCAACATCGAGGAGATCGAAGGCTGGATGAAGGAGAACATGCCGGACCTAGCATACGAGATCGTCGTTGTAGACGACGGCTCTACCGATGCCATGGGACAGCTGATCGACGAACGCGCGAAGAACGATCCCCTGCTAAGGCCCCTACACCACAAAGGCAACAAGGGACGCGGGCGCGCAATTCGAACCGGCTTTTCTGGCAGCAGAGGCAAGTATGTTATCTGCCTCGACGCGGACCTCTCCTATTCACCAAAGCACATTCCCCATCTGCTCAAGCCGCTCCAGAACGACCAAGCTGACATCACGCTTGCGTCCGCCTATCATCCTGATGGCAGCGTCAGCAATGTGCCCCTTTCTCGGGCACTGCTGTCTCGCTGGGGGAATCGCATACTCAGTGCGGGAGTACAGGGCAAGTTCAGCACCGTCACCTGTGTCGTTCGCGGCTTCACGCGCGAAGTATTAGATCAGCTCGAACTAATTAACGATGGGAAGGACCTGCATCTGGAGATTATTCAAAAGGCCGAATTGTTCGGCCTCCGGGTCGTCGAGATACCCGGCCATCTGAAGTGGCGCGATCGCGACCGTGGCCGTAAACGCAAAAACAGATTGCGAGATTATATTCCTTTCATCTCGATGTCAGGGACGATCGCCTCCCACCTTTCTTACAACTATGTCCTCCGTCCTGGAACAATTCTCACCATCCCTGTATTAGGGATGCTGCTCATCGCTCTGCTGGGCATCATGCTGACCGTATATAGCTTTGTCGACCGGCTGATCGAGTCTCCCAACCCTTTTGGACTCATGACGATCTATGTCGCACTCCGTGAGACGCTCATTCGAGGCCAACTCACCTTGTCGATCTCGGTAGGCTCGCTGGTCATATCGGCAATATTCATCGCATTCTACTTTGCCTCGCAGCAAACAAAGAAAAACTACGAAGAGCTGTACACTTTGTTGAATCGAATGAACTTGCGATTGAAGCAACTCGAGTCTGAGAAGGAAGGCTGA
- the asnB gene encoding asparagine synthase (glutamine-hydrolyzing), with protein MCGICGCAGSPDNSRRVSAMLGRISHRGPDGEGTWQSPVITLGHRRLSIVDLSPSGHQPMTSANGNVTTVVNGEIYNYPALRRELEAKGAVFQSRSDSEVVLQAYQDSGTTSFSTFNGMFAFGLWDDRVQKLFLVRDRLGIKPLYYWVDPSSNSFCFASEIKAILAAAGRDRWLIDAEGLAQYLTYQNLIGDRTLYDGIRMVPPGHYVEYDRNGIKISKYWEPIFSQKQCNDFSEEIERFRDLFSRSVERHLMSDVPIACYLSSGFDSSMVSATAAKLMPEPPIAFTGHFSEGAWYDESTGASDIATHLGIPVRKVPIDANDFAKHLDDVIIALDHPRMGMGAFSQFMVAKAAAEERKVILTGHGGDELFSGYPVFKLAMLLKNLRSKQLAGTLSSLKFHELPHLVYFSMRLISGVGSFLPVLFDKAEQSRILNQRASEAVKRTNPEKSLQTLLAPMRSDYERILTTYLQVYLPGLLVIEDNISMAHALEARTPFLDNEIVDYSLSLPEETKLQKGTLKAIIKGVARGTLPDRIFSMPKRGFPTPLPAWLRGPLAEWLKERLCGPNTRLNLIFSDAYLANVTSNYLGSWRKHIRILDEIPTHRIWMLLCLESWLRQTEKVHGVSISID; from the coding sequence ATGTGTGGCATCTGCGGATGTGCTGGTTCGCCCGACAATTCGAGGCGCGTTTCAGCCATGCTCGGTCGGATCAGTCATCGAGGTCCGGATGGTGAAGGCACTTGGCAATCGCCAGTTATAACGCTCGGCCACAGACGTTTATCGATTGTCGACCTGTCGCCCAGCGGTCATCAACCGATGACGTCGGCTAACGGGAACGTGACGACCGTTGTTAACGGAGAGATCTACAATTATCCCGCCCTGCGCCGCGAACTAGAAGCAAAGGGAGCCGTCTTTCAATCCCGCAGCGACAGCGAGGTCGTACTCCAAGCCTATCAAGACAGCGGCACAACCTCCTTCTCAACGTTCAATGGCATGTTCGCGTTCGGACTATGGGATGATCGGGTCCAGAAGCTGTTCCTCGTACGCGATAGATTGGGCATTAAGCCGCTTTATTACTGGGTTGATCCATCGAGCAACAGCTTCTGTTTTGCATCGGAAATCAAAGCGATCTTGGCCGCAGCGGGTCGAGACCGCTGGCTCATTGATGCCGAGGGCCTCGCCCAATACCTGACTTATCAGAATCTGATTGGAGACAGAACACTATACGATGGCATACGAATGGTGCCACCCGGACACTATGTCGAGTATGATCGAAATGGCATAAAGATCTCAAAATATTGGGAGCCAATATTCTCACAAAAGCAGTGCAATGATTTCTCTGAAGAAATCGAGCGCTTTCGCGACTTGTTCTCCCGCTCTGTTGAACGACACCTAATGAGTGACGTACCGATTGCTTGCTACCTGAGCTCTGGATTCGATAGCTCGATGGTGAGCGCAACAGCTGCGAAACTCATGCCAGAGCCTCCAATAGCATTTACCGGCCACTTCTCGGAAGGCGCATGGTACGATGAAAGCACCGGCGCCAGCGATATTGCGACCCACCTCGGCATTCCCGTGCGCAAGGTGCCGATCGACGCAAACGATTTCGCGAAGCACCTCGACGACGTGATTATCGCCTTGGACCACCCCCGCATGGGTATGGGAGCGTTCTCACAGTTTATGGTGGCGAAAGCTGCTGCAGAAGAACGCAAGGTTATCCTCACCGGTCATGGCGGCGACGAGCTGTTCTCAGGCTATCCGGTCTTTAAGCTGGCAATGCTGTTGAAGAATCTCCGATCGAAACAGCTCGCCGGCACCTTAAGCTCGCTAAAGTTTCACGAACTACCTCACCTGGTCTACTTCTCCATGCGCCTCATCAGCGGAGTCGGATCGTTCTTGCCCGTGCTGTTTGACAAGGCTGAACAAAGCAGAATTCTCAATCAAAGAGCATCGGAGGCGGTCAAGCGCACAAACCCCGAAAAATCGCTGCAAACGTTGCTCGCCCCCATGCGCTCTGACTATGAGCGCATCTTAACGACTTATCTTCAGGTGTACCTTCCTGGTTTGCTTGTCATAGAAGACAATATCTCAATGGCGCATGCGCTTGAGGCTCGGACGCCGTTTCTCGACAACGAAATTGTCGATTACTCACTTAGCTTGCCGGAAGAAACCAAGCTTCAAAAAGGAACGCTAAAGGCCATCATCAAGGGTGTCGCACGCGGCACCCTACCTGACAGGATCTTCAGCATGCCAAAGCGAGGCTTTCCAACACCGTTACCGGCATGGCTACGAGGTCCCCTTGCAGAATGGCTGAAAGAGCGCCTTTGTGGTCCTAATACACGTCTGAATCTAATATTCAGCGATGCCTATTTGGCGAATGTTACTTCAAACTATCTCGGGTCGTGGCGAAAGCATATTCGAATTTTGGACGAAATCCCCACTCATCGGATATGGATGCTACTCTGCCTAGAAAGCTGGTTACGCCAAACTGAAAAGGTGCACGGAGTTAGCATATCTATCGATTAA
- a CDS encoding class I SAM-dependent methyltransferase, with protein MFGDREKWGKTPNTKDPSWIEWVNREPEIYRANQKAGVGSRVNNAGYRILGTIDLSGKTVLEIGPGELTHTNQWVGIPERYILVDQSQDFLTSAEATLRPMHIAVESHLVSRHGPALSDIREKSVDIVLSFANLEHLHPLEDHLNEITRVLKPNGLLAGAIPSEGGLAWGVGRYLTSRRWFEKNTNIDLYKLICWEHPNFADEILACIAGSFEFERRAYWPTRVPSIDANLVISFVCRLRERTGTRYS; from the coding sequence TTGTTCGGTGATCGTGAGAAATGGGGAAAGACTCCAAACACCAAAGACCCTTCGTGGATCGAATGGGTCAACCGCGAGCCAGAAATTTACCGAGCGAACCAAAAGGCGGGCGTTGGAAGCCGCGTAAACAACGCAGGCTATAGAATTCTCGGAACAATCGACCTATCCGGTAAGACCGTTCTAGAGATTGGCCCTGGCGAACTAACCCATACCAATCAATGGGTCGGAATTCCTGAGCGCTATATTCTTGTCGATCAATCCCAGGATTTTCTGACCTCCGCTGAGGCAACGTTGCGCCCCATGCACATCGCTGTGGAGAGCCATCTGGTCAGCCGTCACGGTCCGGCATTAAGCGATATTCGTGAAAAGTCGGTCGATATTGTCTTGAGCTTTGCCAACCTCGAGCACTTGCACCCGCTAGAAGATCACCTCAACGAGATAACAAGGGTTCTCAAGCCAAATGGCCTACTCGCAGGAGCAATTCCATCAGAGGGCGGCTTGGCCTGGGGAGTCGGACGCTATCTCACTTCTCGCCGGTGGTTTGAAAAGAACACAAACATCGACCTGTACAAACTCATTTGCTGGGAGCACCCGAACTTCGCTGACGAGATCTTGGCTTGCATAGCCGGTAGTTTCGAATTTGAGCGCCGAGCGTACTGGCCTACTCGAGTACCTAGCATCGATGCTAATCTCGTGATCTCGTTCGTTTGTAGATTGCGCGAGCGAACGGGCACGCGCTACAGTTGA
- a CDS encoding formyltransferase family protein has translation MIFLVLGDDKICRAFVRDNVVPESVKLIRDKSSAGIGRILRLVRKGVLTPKQVVQIALAETSRARAPAYSAEEVSSSNELLKLVETYSPSKIILFRAGLIVNGKLLSSGLPIWNLHAAKIPEYGGLASISRALRDRAFHQCATLHVVTSRIDDGEVLDTEPYTLSADRSYAANEAVAYAAGSRLLRRTLDRRLRQS, from the coding sequence ATGATTTTTCTAGTATTAGGTGACGATAAAATCTGTCGTGCATTTGTTCGCGACAATGTAGTACCGGAAAGCGTCAAGCTGATTCGCGACAAATCGAGTGCGGGGATAGGTCGTATTTTGCGCCTCGTACGCAAGGGAGTGCTAACACCAAAGCAGGTCGTACAGATCGCCCTCGCCGAAACATCTCGAGCCAGAGCCCCAGCGTATTCTGCGGAAGAGGTATCCTCGTCCAATGAGCTTCTAAAGTTGGTCGAGACATACAGCCCCTCTAAGATTATCCTGTTTCGCGCAGGACTGATAGTTAACGGCAAGCTTCTTAGTAGCGGCCTGCCTATATGGAACCTTCACGCTGCCAAGATTCCCGAGTACGGCGGCCTTGCGTCAATCTCCCGCGCCCTCCGCGATAGAGCATTTCATCAGTGCGCAACTCTACACGTCGTTACATCTCGCATCGACGATGGCGAAGTGCTCGATACTGAGCCATACACTCTAAGCGCAGATCGAAGCTACGCGGCGAACGAGGCCGTCGCATACGCCGCCGGTTCACGGTTGCTCCGACGAACTTTAGACAGGAGATTACGGCAGAGCTGA